A single Bufo bufo chromosome 6, aBufBuf1.1, whole genome shotgun sequence DNA region contains:
- the LOC121005338 gene encoding uncharacterized protein LOC121005338 has product MLSHPSGHTPSQSLEAGRDSVSSPNPAPGGSAFSADAFQRSVSEAIMAAMGSVTTSLTKSISDALYARPTVFSDTAQPDLPVPHASRTNLIGESNATPESATSRKRASSRQAERARNWKCARAQTELEIDSDVDSEEEVRCEDMDYPDGDLSDYAPADPIAAPIPTPPGVSSADVFQGPSGVLTDPLGDPLFDPDSLHHPRSAEWLLLDHVAQYLEARVRCPLSKEARNKLKAECPRPIIANKVCETPSVDPKMVQFLAKSGWNPRRGLESALKACQDKLLDVFGPLTKIFEMAEIAREANTPMDPEELRGWAQRAICIAGNANSSLSIERRKAILFKIDPKLVNLALTEAAGEAQGLLFGEPFIKDMGRFVGAFTALDKAQSSMRRVFQSRFSSRAGSYRGRSAGRSSFHARSSGRGSYCQRPFSQRPSFQDSRQSQSFFPSRGAPSRRPFRGGFGFRRPLG; this is encoded by the exons ATGTTGTCTCATCCCTCTGGCCATACCCCTTCACAGAGCTTGGAAGCAGGCAGAGACTCCGTCTCCTCACCTAATCCTGCACCTGGTGGCTCCGCTTTTTCTGCGGATGCTTTCCAGCGTTCTGTCTCTGAGGCCATCATGGCCGCTATGGGCTCCGTTACCACGTCCCTTACCAAATCCATCTCGGATGCCCTCTATGCTCGCCCTACTGTCTTCAGTGACACGGCGCAGCCAGATTTACCTGTACCTCACGCCTCCAGAACAAACTTGATTGGTGAGTCCAATGCCACCCCTGAGAGCGCGACCTCGCGCAAGAGAGCCTCatcccgccaggcagaacgggcgagGAATTGGAAGTGCGCCAGAGCACAAACTGAGTTAGAGATCGACTCTGATGTCGACTCTGAGGAGGAGGTTAGATGTGAGGATATGGATTACCCTGATGGAGATCTGTCTGATTATGCCCCGGCCGATCCTATTGCGGCTCCCATCCCGACGCCTCCTGGCGTTTCATCTGCGGATGTTTTTCAAGGACCATCTGGTGTCTTAACCGACCCTCTAGGGGATCCCCTTTTTGACCCTGACAGTCTCCACCACCCCAGATCCGCCGAATGGCTCCTGCTTGATCACGTAGCCCAATACCTGGAGGCACGTGTACGTTGCCCTCTGTCTAAGGAGGCGCGTAACAAGCTGAAGGCCGAGTGCCCTAGACCCATTATTGCAAACAAGGTCTGCGAGACCCCATCTGTGGACCCCAAAATGGTCCAGTTTTTAGCAAAATCTGGGTGGAACCCTAGAAGGGGTTTGGAATCGGCCCTTAAAGCgtgccaggacaagctcctggacgTCTTTGGTCCGTTGACAAAAATTTTTGAGATGGCGGAAATCGCCAGAGAGGCTAATACGCCCATGGATCCGGAAGAACTCCGGGGATGGGCCCAGCGAGCCATATGTATTGCGGGCAATGCCAATAGTTCCCTGTCGATAGAACGGCGTAAAGCTATTCTGTTCAAAATTGACCCAAAGCTAGTCAATCTTGCCCTCACTGAGGCCGCAGGTGAAGCACAGGGTCTTTTGTTTGGAGAGCCCTTCATTAAGGACATGGGCAGATTCGTGGGTGCCTTTACTGCTCTGGACAAGGCACAGTCGTCCATGAGGAGAGTGTTCCAGAGCCGTTTTTCCTCAAGGGCCGGCAGTTACAGGGGCCGTTCGGCCGGCCGCTCTTCATTCCACGCCCGTAGTTCGGGTAGAGGCTCCTactgtcaaagacctttctctCAGCGACCCTCCTTCCAGGATTCCAGGCAGTCGCAAAGTTTCTTCCCGTCCCGAGGTGCACCTAGCCGCAGGCCTTTCAGAGGAGGTTTCGGATTCCGTCGTCCCCTTG gatGA